In Jaculus jaculus isolate mJacJac1 chromosome 11, mJacJac1.mat.Y.cur, whole genome shotgun sequence, the following proteins share a genomic window:
- the LOC123453269 gene encoding LOW QUALITY PROTEIN: eukaryotic peptide chain release factor subunit 1-like (The sequence of the model RefSeq protein was modified relative to this genomic sequence to represent the inferred CDS: inserted 1 base in 1 codon), with the protein MEDDPCAADRNVEIWKIKKLIKSLEAARGNGTSTISLIIPPKDQISQVAKMLADEFGIASDIKSRVNRLSVLGAITSVQQRLKLYNKVPPNGPVVYCGTIVTEEGKEKKVGIDFEPXKPINTSLYLCDNKFYTEALTALLSDDSKFGFIVIDGSSTLFDTLQGNTREVLHKFTVDLPKKHGRGCQSALRFARLRMEKRHNYVRKVAETAEQLFISADTVNMAGLILAGLADFKTELSQSDMFDQRLQSKLLKLVDISCGDENGFNQAIELSTEVLSDVKFIQEKKLIGRYFDEVSQDTGKYCFGVEDTLKALEMGAVEILIVYENLDIMRYVLHCQGTEEEKILYLTPEQEKDKSHFTDKETGQEHELIESMPLLEWFANNDKKFGATLEIVTDKSREGSQFVKGFGGLGGILQYRVDFQGMEYQRGDDEFFDLDDY; encoded by the exons ATGGAGGACGACCCCTGCGCTGCTGATAGGAACGTGGAGATCTGGAAGATCAAGAAGCTCATTAAGAGCTTGGAGGCGGCCCGCGGCAATGGCACAAGCACGATATCATTGATCATTCCTCCCAAAGACCAGATTTCACAAGTGGCAAAAATGTTAGCAGACGAATTTGGAATTGCATCTGACATTAAGTCACGAGTAAACCGCCTTTCAGTTCTGGGAGCCATTACATCTGTACAACAGAGACTTAAGCTTTATAACAAAGTACCTCCAAATGGTCCGGTTGTTTACTGTGGAACAATTGTaacagaagaaggaaaggaaaagaaagtcggCATTGACTTTGAAC TCAAACCAATTAATACATCTTTATATTTATGTGACAACAAATTCTATACAGAGGCTCTTACAGCACTACTTTCAGATGACAGCAAGTTTGGCTTTATTGTAATAGATGGCAGTAGTACTCTTTTTGACACACTACAAGGAAACACAAGAGAAGTACTGCACAAATTCACTGTGGATCTTCCAAAGAAACATGGCAGAGGATGTCAGTCAGCCTTGCGTTTTGCCCGTTTAAGAATGGAAAAGCGACATAACTATGTTCGGAAAGTAGCAGAGACTGCTGAGCAGCTGTTTATTTCTGCGGATACAGTGAATATGGCTGGTCTCATTTTAGCTGGTTTGGCTGACTTTAAAACTGAATTAAGTCAATCTGATATGTTTGATCAGAGGTTGCaatcaaaacttttaaaattagttgATATTTCCTGTGGTGATGAAAATGGATTCAACCAAGCTATTGAGTTATCTACTGAAGTCCTCTCCGACGTGAAGTTCATTCAAGAGAAGAAATTAATAGGGCGATACTTTGATGAAGTTAGCCAGGACACAGGCAAGTACTGCTTTGGAGTTGAAGATACACTAAAGGCTTTGGAAATGGGAGCTGTAGAAATTCTAATAGTCTATGAAAATCTGGATATAATGAGATATGTTCTTCATTGCCAAGGCACAGAAGAGGAGAAAATTCTCTATTTAActccagaacaagagaaggataAATCTCACTTCACAGACAAAGAGACTGGACAGGAACATGAGCTGATTGAGAGCATGCCCCTCTTGGAATGGTTTGCTAACAACGATAAAAAATTTGGAGCTACATTAGAAATTGTCACAGATAAGTCACGAGAAGGATCCCAATTTGTGAAAGGATTTGGTGGACTTGGAGGTATCTTGCAGTACCGAGTAGATTTCCAGGGAATGGAATACCAAAGAGGAGATGATGAATTTTTTGACCTTGATGACTACTAG